GCAATTAATCTCATCTATACACCGGAGCTTACCTATACACTAGATTGCCAAGGAAGTTGGCAGGAGAATAGGGAGTATATTTGCAGAAGTGAAGGAGGTAATTATACCACAAGGGGGAGGAAAAGAAGGGAAACATTTGAAACTATGGGTTACCATGGACTTAAACCAACCTCTTCCTAGAGGAACAGCTGTGAAATTGGATGGAGGTTATAAATGGTTACAGTTTAAATATGAAAGATGTCTAGATTTCTGCTACCATTGTGGAATGATTAGACATAGTGAGAGGAGCTGCAAGACACAAATAATACTAAGCAGAGGACAAAGTGAAAACCAATATGGACCTTGGTTGAGAGCAGGAGGAGGGAAATTGTCACCACAGAAGGAAAATACCTATTATCACAGTAAGGTTAATGATAGACAGCATTGGTTTTACAGGAATGGAGAACTCATTCCTAAGTTCCAGTCTCCCACACTACCACAAAAGGAACTCATAGAGAAATGTATGGCAGCAAGTAATATGGAACAAAGAGGGGAAGGGGACAGGAATCAAGAACCCATCACAACAAGTTTGCGTTCAgaaagagaaagtggaaaagatGCAGGAAAAGCTCAGGAGATGGGGAGAGGACAACTGAGATGGGAGCAGGAGGGTGATGAAGGGATGTTAGCTGCTACTGATAATAATAACTTGGAACAATTGGTGAACAAACCAAGAACACTACAGCCTGAGAAATCATTGACAGAGGAGAAAGCAAAAGGAGACTCCAACATTGACCTGCTGGAAgggaacaaaagaaaagattcGGAATACATGCAGGTAGACTCAGATACGCAAGAGACTGTTGAGGCACAGAAACCAAAAGGAACAGGAAGGAACAAGCAAGGGGGTCAAAATGCAATACAGGAATAGACGACCTTTAATGGACATCACAGAACGACAGAATGAGTCACAAGATCTGGGAAAAAGGAAATTTCATTTGAGGgatgaagaaatggaagagTTCACAGAACAGGAACAAATAGGCAAAAAGATAAGATGTGAGAATGCAAATGACTAGAGGGGTTCACAAGGGGAAGGGATGGGGATCAGCCTTAACTGGTCCCCCAGTAACCCATGAAGATAATGGTGTGGAACTGTCAAGGAGCAGGGACCCCCTTGACAGCTCCCCAACTAAGGGAGTTCAACAAACTCCTCTCCCCTGATATGATTATGATGAGTGAAACCAAAAATAAGGAAACTATGATgcacaaaatacaaaaaaaaaactgggtATAGAGAACTGTTATACAGTGGATGCAGTGAATAGAGCAGGTGGAATGGCATTATTCTGGACAGATACAGTTAAAATAAAGCAACTCCAACATACTGAATTCACCATTGAAGCATTGATAGAAGATAAAGAAACAAGGGTGAGTTGGAGGATAATAGCAATCTATGCCAGCTGTAAAAGACAAGTGAGGAAACAACAATGGATCACAATAACTGAGAGGAAAAGATTGTGGGGTGAGAAAGTGGTGATTATAGGGGATTTCAATGATATAAGGTGTAAGGAGAAAAAAATGAGGTGGAAGGGACAGAGAAGAATGGACATTTAGAGATTTTAGAGATTTCATCAGTAGGAACAATCTGGTGGACATAGGATTTGAGGGAATACCTTGGACATGGAAGAATAGTTGGGATGAAGAAggggaaataaaagaaagactaGACAGAGAGTTATGCTCTCCTGAGTGGTTAGAGGTGTTTAACAATGCAAAATGTACACATGTTGAAAACTGGGCATCAGATCACAGTATCTTATTACTAGATACTTGCCCAGCAAATAGAAGGAGGAAAAAAAGATTCTTCTTTGATAAAAGATGGGTGCAATATGAGGATGGATTCTAGGTAGTCAAAGAGGCCTGAAAAACACCATGTGAAGGATCCAGAATGTTCAAGGTTACAAAGAAAATCACAAACTGCAGGATAAATCTCTTGAAATGGCACAAAAGCAAGATAGGTAATACCAAAAAAAAGATAGATGAAATCAAAAGCAAACTAGAAGGAAAAAGGGGGCAGGATAGAAAGCTATCAAAAGAGGAAGTGGGGTCTCTGAAGAAACAACTGAAAGTTGCATATtaggaagaagaaaaattatGGAGTCAAAAAGCAAGACTGCAATGGTTGAGGGAGGGAGACAAGAATTCTAAATACTTTCATGCGGTTGTCAATGGAAGAAGAAGAGCAAACAAGATGAACAACTGCAGAAAGTGGATGGGAGCTGGACAGATTCAGAAGAAGCAGTGGGGCAGGAAATAGCTAAGTACTACAGATAGTTGTTCACTGCCTCAAAGACAGCAACAAGAAAAGACAGCATTCATGAGATACTTGAGGGGATTCCAACAAATATCACAGATTAAATGAACAGAATCCTTGTCAGACCTGTGGATGAACATGAAATTAAGACGGCTGTGTTTTCTATGAATCTCAATAAAGCCCCAGGAAATGATGGTATGTCAccatttttttatcaaacttattgGGAGATCATTAAAAATGATATTGTTGAGGCAGTTCAAGCTTTTTTCCATTCAAGTCAGATGCTCAAATCCATAAACCATACTATTGTCTCCTTGATTCCCAAAATCCCCATTCCCATTGGCTTAATGCACTATAGGCCCATTAGTTTGTGCTCTGTTCTATgcaaaatcatctaaaaaattCTAGTGAATAGGCTCAAACCTGTTTTAGATAAGTGCATAAGCAAAAACCAGTTTGCTTTTGTGGCAGGCAGACAGATTCTTGATAATGTTATCCTAGCTCATGAGCTCCTACACAAtctgaaaaacaaaaggaaagggcaTATGGGATGCATGGCTGTTAAATTGGATATGTCTAAAGCCTATGATAGAATCGAATGGGATTACTTGAGAGCTATGATGGACAGAATGGGATTTTGTGAAACTTGGATAAATTGGATAATGAAATGCATTACTACTGTGTCTTATTCTTTCAGTGTTAATAGAGAAGCAAGAGAGTTTGTAAAGCCAGACAGAGGACTAAGGCAAGGTGACCCTCTGTCACCTTACCTTTTTCTCATTTGCTCAGAAGGTTTTCAAGTCTACTTAGAAGAATAGAGGCAAATCAAACAATGACAGGAATGAAGATCAGCAAAAATGGACCTGCACTAACCCATCTTTTTTTTGCAGATGATTCACTGATATTGAGCAAAGCAGATCAACAGGAGGCCAAAAAGTTGAAGCCAATTTAAAAAATGTATGAGGCAGTTTCAGGTTAGCTTATCAACTTGGAGAAATCCTCAGTGTTTTTGCTAAAAAACACTGATCAGAGAATATTGGAAGCAACAAAGGAGGAGTTGGGAGAGATTCAGGCAGTGAGTCAAGGGAAATATCTGGGATTGCCAATGATAATCACATAGACCAAAGAACAAATATTTGGCTTCATAAAGGACAAGATCAGAAAGAAAATGGATATCTGGAAAACAAAATTGGTAAGCCTAGCTAGCAAGGAAACTTTGATAAAAGCAGTGACAATGGCTATTCCAACTTATGCCATGTCTTGTTACAAACTCCCAAAGAAGCTACGCAAGGAAATCTGCTCCATGATGGCAAGATGCTGGTGGGGACAAAACAACAAGAAAAACAAGCAACATTGGATAGCATGggaaaaattcaccaagaacAAGGAAGAAGATGGAATGGGATTCAAGGATATTCAAATGTTCAACAAGGCTTTGCTGGCAAAACAAGTCTGGAAAATAATGACACAACCAAATCTTTTGGTAAGCAAAATATTAAAAGAGAAATATTTTCCAGAAGGTTCAATGCTAGAAGGCAAAGTGCCAAAGAGTGCATTCTGGATTTAGCAAAGTCTAATGAGTGCTAGAGAGGTTATCGAAGATTGCTGTAAAAAGAAAATTGGGAATGGAAGAGGCACTAACATCTGGAAGGACAAATGGATTAACAATGACAGAGGTGGGAGGATAAAGACACAGAAACCAAAGGGAAGTGACATGCAAAAAGTCTCACAACTCATGGTTCAATATAGATGGAACAGGACTCTGATCTACAAAGTCTTCAACAAGGAGGATGCATAACACATCCTGAGCATTCCAATAAGTTGGTCTAACAGGGAAGATAGCATGATATGGAAGCACAACAGCAATGGTCAATACACAGTGGCAAATGGATACAAAACTTTgcaacaaaaggaaaaggaaaagaaggcaGAGAAGCAAAGATGAGGGTTGCAGCTCTCAACAAACAGACAGGGAACTATGGAAAGCACTATGGAAGATGCCtattaaacacaaaatgaaaatatttgtgTGGAAATGCATCAACAATGGGTTACTAGTCAAGGCTCAAATTTTTAACAGAACAAAAAAAGGAGATCCTGTATGCTGTGGGTGTGGAGAGAGTGTGAAGACCATTGAGCATGTGCTACTGCAGTGTAAGAAAGcaaaggaaatctggaaatttgcaTTGGTACAATGGGATAGACTACAAGACCAAGCTGGATGCTTCAAATAGTGGTGGAACATGATGATGAATGCAAGAACTAGGAACGAAGGTGAAGATCACATAGCCTTGACAGTTAATGTGCTTTAGCAGATTTGGAAAGATAGAAATGCAAGAATTTTCAACTCCTCACAACAGGAGCCGTTTAAAGTTAGTGAAAAGGCAACTGAGGAATGAAAGGAACACATGGAAGCAATTCAACACAATCTGAGAAAGAGCACAGCAGAAACAAGAAGGTAAACTGGAAATGAACAAGGGGAACAAATAGATGCTGAGACTATAATTTTGAAGCTTGCAGTCCAACACCAGAAGGAAGACAAATCCTTTGGCATTGGCATCACAGCTTTGAATACTGCAAACCAAGGGATAACAGCTTGGTCACTAAGAGAGAGACAGTCAGGGAACAAAGATCAAGACCTGGCAGAGGCAGTGAGATTATGCATGGTCAAGGCAGCAGGGAAAGGATGGAGGAAAATCAACATACGATTTGAAAACAGAAAGATGATGACACAATTTCAGAATGGGAAAGATGGGAATATAGCAATAGCTGCTATTATGGAGGATGTCCAGCAAATGTCCTTATGGTTTCGAATGTGCTCTTTTGAGAGGTTGAATGAAGGTACTGATAGCTTATGCTACAGTTTGAGCAAAATtgctcttttgaatttttgtgacaTGGAGTGGAACTATGCCATTCCATAGTGCTAAATGCACTCTTGTAAATATCGGAGCCCTTGCTCCAAAATTGTATTGTTTATGATGATATAAAATTCTatcgtttcgaaaaaaaaaattaatctcaTCTATCGAATTTCAAATTAAACCCATCCCCACCATTAATTGCACTCTTCAATCAAAACTGTGATCGTAGGAGCCCCAGCAATTTTCTTGTATGATATTATCAGTTAAGTTTTGCTTCTTTCAAATGTATCCATTAATAGAAAAGAGAGCTTTATCTAGATCATCAGCTGGCCACTACAGTAAGCAAACTATAATTCTTACCTTTAATACAATATTTATTATATGGGTTTTTTCTAGCAGTGCCCATTGGGCATCCGTTGACATACTTAAAATTCATCTAacttaccatatatatacatatattaacaattattatcttttcttgtatttatatGCTTTTCCTATCTAATCTTACTTAACctttcttgtatttatttattttttctaattatttttatattttaaaaaatatgatacCTAAAATATATCTTAACGAGTGCTCACGGACCCTTATTATCATCATATGTGTACGAGTTAAAaggtgaaaatgtaagaagcatgtacttttagaaaatttttggtAGTCTCTCCTTTGTCTGTTGACTGTTTCCCATGGCATTATTGCAGTCAAAATGTTAGTTCCATTTAGCTCACCAATATCCATTGAAAAGAGATGGTCAAATAGATCTTCATTCGGTTTTTTTTTATCGTTCAAATTCTAGAAGAGAAAATAGTAACTTGTATTTCCAATCCCAAAAATTTAATGGTGccaaataaaagtttgaaaaaactGTGCTAGTTTTTGTTGCGATGTCCATTAATTATGCCTCATAAATAGATGGGGATCCTATCTATAAGGCTAAATGGAGATTTCTATTTGGCAAATAGGAATAAATTGtgaaaattattttcaaaaaatatttcaagatattaataatttattttatgcTTAGTATGAgctatatataaatatttaattttgaatttacaTGTTGATCTAATGATAAATTAATAGCACATTTATCTACTCAACAATATCAACCTAATGGTGTGCCCAAATTAGGTTTGTAATATTTGATAATTGAGACATAAATCTCACAAATTTCACTTCTATTTCGAAAAAAACTgaatatttggaagaaattcagtgCAATAAATgatgaacaaaaagaaaatctcaCAAAATCTTTTCCCTTATAAAACTACTAGTCCCTTTCTAAAGAAGAATTTTTACTATTTTaattgtagaaaaatatattcCTTTTGTCTCAGTTTTTCATcacttttttaaattttaacttTTCAAGAATAACATATGGATTTGTTAGAGTTTTCGTTTCCTAATTTattatccaaaatttgaaatttgaatctgAAATATACATGACATacaattttgaaagaaagagaCAATATTGAAAAATGTGATAAATAATAACTTTAATTTTAGTAAGATAATAATAAACAGTAACTTTAATTTTAGTAAGATAACAAATATTTTGAGACTTCtcaaaatgaaaattataaCACTTTTAATGAGACAAGAAAGGAGCATTAAAtgtttttttcaatattttctattaaaaaagggaaaaaaaaaaggaaaaagaatatttatagAAAGCTACCATTACCAGACACGGGGACAGATCACCTAACAATAACAGCTTCTCAAGGCAGTTGAGAAGTTCCACCTCTTGGTTAAAAAACGTCGCCGTTTCCTCTTTTGTCTGTTTCCTCCTTTTGCCAGTTACCCACATAACAAAGCTTAGAATCTtaaaaaattcttcaaagcACCATAGAATTCTCTGAAAAACGTCTCAAAATTCAAGCCCTAGAAATCTCTAGAATTTTCTAGGGCTTAATTCATCATGCCTCTGatgtcaaaatcatccaaaatccaATCCATCTTCTTGCTCCTCACCGTTCTTTTCATCGCCGTCCGATCGTCCCAGTTCAATCCGCTCTTGTTACCCTCGGATCTTGcccaaaacaacaacaacaacaacaacgaTGGATATGATGATCATCTTTGCCCTCGGGTCACGGAACCGGCACCGGATTCTTGCCCCGTGAAGTGCTTCCGGACCGACCCGGTTTGCGGGGTTGACGGAGTAACCTACTGGTGCGGCTGCGCTGACGCACATTGCGCCGGGACGCGTGTGGctaaattagggttttgcgaGGTGGGAAATGGGGGCTCCGGGTCTGTTTCTGGGCAAGCCCTCTTGTTGGTGCATATTGTTTGGCTCATTCTGCTTGGAATCTTTGTGTTGTTCGGACTTCTTTGAATTGGATGGTTGTTTTGTGGGGgtttttttttggctatttcGCGGCTGCTATTGGTTTGATTTCTGGTGGAGAGAGGTTATAAATTTCgtgattttttttatgttatattGCTAATGAATTTACTGATGTATCGTTGTATATGTGTGTAAGTAGGGACGTCCATTGATTACATGAAATTAGTGTTCTATTCTTTGGCTATTTGGTAGAAATGATGATATTCATTTGTATTTCTCAAGCCTACTTTGGTTCGTCGATATCAGGATTTGATGTTTTTAATTTGTCGATTTACTAGCTGTTTTGATTATTATGCACTTAAGTCGTCCCAGTTTGGTGAATTATGAAATGGAGTAAATTCTAGGTAAGTGAATTTGGTTAGACCTTGCTGGATTATTACAATGCAATAAGACCTTATGAAGTTCATGTCGAGAGCAAAAGGAATGGCAATGAACTTATGAACTGCAACAGTAAAGGAGTACATAATCTATGGCTTAATAGAAAATGGATGCGAGAAAGGTTTCTAACATTTTTAAACATTTACAGACTACTGCGAGTCTTTGATTGTCTCTTCAGAAGATACACAAGCAGTTGCTTCTATAGACTAGTGCTTTTGAGAAGCCTGGGTTATATCAGCAATTTACTGTTTTTGTAGCATAAGTAAATGCAGAGCAAATTTTATGCAGAGCTCAGGATGGCGTTGAGTGGCcacatgtttattttgtttctatGCATACCTGTTAGGAATTGCATTCTCGGAATACGGGAGAATTTCTGGAGCTGTGAGTTAGGTGACTGATAAGTGTGCTTGCTTGCCATTACTCAGTTGTTCTATATGCTGTGTGAATGTTCATCAGTTGTTCATGATGTCGGAGAAGCAATTAACATTTcagtcattttttttaatctgtTGTTTCAGTTAGATcatatatttaatatgtaaagCATGGAATTTCATCAGCCCGCTGAAATAGCGTTTGATTTAACTTAGTTTGGTTTGCCTTTTCTATCTCTCTGCTTTATAACATTTCTGTAGATTCCAGATATCTATCGGGTAGTTGTGCCAAGAAAACAGAAGTAGGTTGCCACGTCGTATGTTTATTATCAGTTGATGTACATTTATCTGTTCAATCTTAAAGAGGGAGATCCAAAAGGATAAGATAGGGAAGAGTTCTGTTTAATTAGCTTGTCCTTTGTTCCCCACCTGCTTCAGATCACTAATggcattttccagttttctatAATCATGAGTGCAGAATATCAGTTGTCCTCTGTTAAGGATACGTTATCTAAAATGTCTCTCTAGTTGCAAGGTTTGGAGCTTCCCCAAATGGACAATAACATATTGACAATGACCATTGCTCCAAGAGACATAAATGGAGATCAAGTAAAGTTTGTGCTTGAAAGAGGACTTCTAGCTATACTTGAGGACTTGGTGCATATAGGCCCTTCCAGCAACGTGTTTTGATATGGTTCATTGTTCGCGCTGCCTTATTCCATGTGCTGGAAAAAGGTTTGAGGGCAATGTGCCCAAAGACCTACCAATCCTCTTCACAGTTCCCAAAAGTTAATTACTTGGAGAGCTCCCTAGTTTTTGATAATCGTTGTGATCGTGCCTGGAAAGTTGGGTAATCAAATTGTGTCTAGCCTATGAACAAGAATGGCAACTTGCTGGTGTTCACGTAGTGGATGAATGCTGCAATTGTGGCAACTAGTGTAGTTCCGTAATGATATTTGCCATTTAGAAATGGTGCGTCGGTGACCAATTTTACAACTCACCTGtttcattttcaagcaaaacTACCTTTGTGATCGGATCCTCCACCTCTTCTTATAACAGTTGGTtctttgattgatttttgaatttccaTTTCAAACTTTGTCCTAACCGAAGACAATACTTGTTCATATGATGCATTGCTGGATTATTTTGATTTGCAGCTAGGTAAGGTAGGTTGAATCATTTTGGTGATATTGTTATTAtgttctttgtattttctttaaGGGTAGGGGTAGGGTTGATGTCTCTAGGTCTTGATTATGAATCTGGATTCTTTTGGTTGGATGCACCTTGAATGTGGGGACGACTATTCATATCCAACATGGATCTGTTCATGTAGTGGAACCTGGATCTTGCTTGCAACTGTAGTGGAACCTGGAGCTTGTTTTTATACACTATGAATGCATGTAGGCTACATATACATCACACCTACATGGAAAATGTGGAAAATGTTTTCCATGATGAAACGAGGAAGGCTTAGAGAATGCTTAAAGATCTTGACACAACTCTTTATATTGTTCTCGTGGAGGATCAGTTGGAAAACGATTGTGTTTCATTCTTGATATGTAGCTGCCGTCTGAAGTTGTGACAGGGCCAGATGTGGTCCGAACTTCTATATGTGGCCTTGAGCTTCCACCAGCAATGCATACACATATCTCTTGAATCATAGAtggaattagaaaatttcttttgaGCTAATGTCCAATTCCTCTCATTCTGCAAATAAATCGATGTGTTGCGATTTAGTGAACattgatttgagcaagtttaaCTTGTTATTGATCCACATTGGACTTGATATTTTTAGCAACTAAAAAATATTGCCTATTCGTAAGTtccaacttctccaattttccctctaattttaaaaattacatggACCTCCCCTAGCTTATTCAATTACCAAAAATGACCTTCACTTTCTAgctattttaaataaaaaaaaattgtattctttaaaaaaaaagaaaaaaaacatattcaatttttttttttttgcaactcTCAAGACAATTGCCGATTGGAAAAGCTTATTTAGTGGATGCTTTGGTTAGGAATGTTATTCAGAGTAATTGATAATATAGAAGTGGAAGTAAAAACCATGGCATATAAAGAGATGTGAAGCCTGCCAGCCGATGGGTTTTGAATTGTTGAATCATCTTTTTATGtgtttttgattttttggaaCAACTTACTTCATAGGATTATGATGATAAATGGAATTGTTAGTGGTGGCGTGGCTCTAAGGTAGAAAAGAAGATTATTTGGAGGGTTTTTTttattgtctttttcttttttctgatcTAGTTAAGTTGGCGGCCTGTGATAGTAGTAATGGAGGTGGCTTTGATGGTGGTTGTGGAGGTAGAAAA
This region of Coffea arabica cultivar ET-39 chromosome 3c, Coffea Arabica ET-39 HiFi, whole genome shotgun sequence genomic DNA includes:
- the LOC113734775 gene encoding uncharacterized protein; the protein is MPLMSKSSKIQSIFLLLTVLFIAVRSSQFNPLLLPSDLAQNNNNNNNDGYDDHLCPRVTEPAPDSCPVKCFRTDPVCGVDGVTYWCGCADAHCAGTRVAKLGFCEVGNGGSGSVSGQALLLVHIVWLILLGIFVLFGLL
- the LOC140037842 gene encoding uncharacterized mitochondrial protein AtMg00310-like translates to MAIPTYAMSCYKLPKKLRKEICSMMARCWWGQNNKKNKQHWIAWEKFTKNKEEDGMGFKDIQMFNKALLAKQVWKIMTQPNLLQSLMSAREVIEDCCKKKIGNGRGTNIWKDKWINNDRGGRIKTQKPKGSDMQKVSQLMVQYRWNRTLIYKVFNKEDA